Proteins encoded by one window of Nicotiana tabacum cultivar K326 chromosome 10, ASM71507v2, whole genome shotgun sequence:
- the LOC107777542 gene encoding cytochrome c yields the protein MATFEQAPAGDPKAGEKIFKTKCAQCHTVEKGAGHKQGPNLNGLFGRQSGTTPGYSYSAANKNMAVTWEENTLYDYLLNPKKYIPGTKMVFPGLKKPQERADLIAYLKEATA from the exons ATGGCAACTTTTGAACAAGCTCCAGCAGGTGATCCTAAAGCCGGAGAAAAGATATTCAAAACCAAATGCGCTCAATGTCACACTGTCGAAAAAGGTGCTGGTCACAAACAAG GACCCAATTTGAATGGGCTATTTGGGAGGCAGTCTGGTACAACTCCGGGTTACTCTTACTCTGCTGCTAACAAGAACATGGCTGTGACATGGGAAGAGAATACACTATATGACTACTTACTCAACCCTAAGAAG TACATCCCCGGAACAAAAATGGTTTTCCCTGGGTTGAAGAAGCCACAGGAGCGCGCAGATTTAATAGCTTATCTCAAGGAAGCAACTGCATGA